In a genomic window of Ralstonia nicotianae:
- a CDS encoding SGNH/GDSL hydrolase family protein, which translates to MNLRQWMGAATAALALGLAACGGGGTDQSGNPNVAKVQRMVVFGDSLSDIGTYTPVAQAVGGGKFTTNPGPIWAETVAAQLGVTLTPAVMGYATSVQNCPKAGCFDYAQGGSRVTDPNGIGHNGGAGALTYPVQQQLANFYAASNNTFNGNNDVVFVLAGSNDIFFWTTAAATSGSGVTPAIATAQVQQAATDLVGYVKDMIAKGATQVYVFNLPDSSLTPDGVASGTTGQALLHALVGTFNTTLQSGLAGTSARIIDFNAQLTAAIQNGASFGFANTSARACDATKINALVPSAGGSSLFCSANTLVASGADQSYLFADGVHPTTAGHRLIASNVLARLLADNVAH; encoded by the coding sequence ATGAACCTGCGTCAATGGATGGGCGCCGCCACGGCTGCCCTTGCCTTGGGCTTGGCCGCGTGCGGGGGCGGTGGGACCGACCAGAGCGGCAATCCCAATGTCGCCAAGGTGCAGCGCATGGTGGTGTTCGGCGACAGCCTGAGCGATATCGGCACCTACACCCCCGTCGCGCAGGCGGTGGGCGGCGGCAAGTTCACCACCAACCCGGGCCCGATCTGGGCCGAGACCGTGGCCGCGCAACTGGGCGTGACGCTCACGCCGGCGGTGATGGGCTACGCCACCTCCGTGCAGAATTGCCCCAAGGCCGGCTGCTTCGACTATGCGCAGGGCGGCTCGCGCGTGACCGATCCGAACGGCATCGGCCACAACGGCGGCGCGGGGGCGCTGACCTACCCGGTTCAGCAGCAGCTCGCCAACTTCTACGCGGCCAGCAACAACACATTCAACGGCAATAACGATGTCGTCTTCGTGCTGGCCGGCAGCAACGACATTTTCTTCTGGACCACTGCGGCGGCCACCAGCGGCTCCGGCGTGACGCCCGCCATTGCCACGGCCCAGGTGCAGCAGGCCGCGACGGACCTGGTCGGCTATGTCAAGGACATGATCGCCAAGGGTGCGACGCAGGTCTACGTGTTCAACCTGCCCGACAGCAGCCTGACGCCGGACGGCGTGGCAAGCGGCACGACCGGCCAGGCGCTGCTGCACGCGCTGGTGGGCACGTTCAACACGACGCTGCAAAGCGGGCTGGCCGGCACCTCGGCGCGCATCATCGACTTCAACGCACAACTGACTGCGGCGATCCAGAATGGCGCCTCGTTCGGCTTCGCCAACACCAGCGCCCGGGCCTGCGACGCCACCAAGATCAATGCCCTGGTGCCGAGCGCCGGCGGCAGCTCGCTGTTCTGCTCGGCCAACACGCTGGTGGCTTCCGGTGCGGACCAGAGCTACCTGTTCGCCGACGGCGTGCACCCGACCACGGCCGGCCATCGCCTGATCGCCAGCAACGTGCTGGCGCGCCTGCTGGCGGATAACGTCGCGCACTGA
- a CDS encoding L-threonylcarbamoyladenylate synthase — protein sequence MHKSTTPFVMPPAARLDEAARRLEAGELVAFPTETVYGLGADAENPQAIARIYALKGRPSNHPVIVHVVDGADLTYWADDVPGIALQLVEAFWPGPLTLILKRAPHIPAAVAGGQDSVGLRCPSHPVAQALLSRFKRGRGGIAAPSANKFGQVSPTTAQHVRDEFGDAVFVLEGDGVDVGIESTIVDLSRLDQGVGPVLLRPGAITPEDIGRVTGVMPLLPDAAAPRASGTLRAHYAPRTPLYLLAAADVPARLAALPAGQRIVWVGAPVDLPPGCDQHAAPATPAAYANALYALLRELDRGGYHAIWVETLPDTSAWAAVNDRLRRAAAAFEAGL from the coding sequence ATGCACAAGTCGACCACGCCCTTCGTCATGCCTCCCGCCGCGCGCCTCGATGAGGCCGCGCGCCGGCTGGAAGCGGGCGAGCTGGTCGCCTTCCCGACCGAGACCGTCTACGGCCTCGGCGCCGATGCCGAGAACCCTCAGGCCATTGCCCGGATCTACGCGCTGAAGGGCCGGCCGTCGAACCATCCGGTGATCGTGCACGTGGTCGACGGCGCGGACCTGACGTACTGGGCCGACGACGTGCCCGGCATCGCGCTGCAGCTGGTCGAGGCGTTCTGGCCGGGCCCGCTCACGCTGATCCTCAAGCGCGCGCCGCACATCCCGGCGGCGGTCGCGGGCGGGCAGGACAGCGTCGGATTGCGCTGTCCGTCGCATCCGGTGGCGCAGGCGCTGCTGTCGCGCTTCAAGCGCGGTCGCGGCGGCATCGCGGCGCCGTCGGCCAACAAGTTTGGCCAGGTCAGCCCGACCACCGCGCAGCATGTGCGCGACGAGTTCGGCGATGCCGTGTTCGTGCTCGAAGGCGATGGGGTGGATGTCGGCATCGAGTCCACCATCGTCGACCTGTCGCGGCTGGACCAGGGCGTCGGGCCGGTACTGCTGCGCCCCGGCGCCATCACGCCGGAGGACATCGGGCGCGTGACCGGCGTGATGCCGTTGCTGCCCGATGCCGCCGCGCCGCGCGCGTCCGGAACGCTGCGCGCGCATTACGCGCCGCGCACGCCGCTGTATCTGCTGGCCGCTGCCGATGTGCCCGCGCGGCTGGCCGCGCTGCCGGCCGGTCAGCGCATCGTGTGGGTGGGGGCGCCTGTCGACCTGCCGCCCGGCTGCGACCAGCATGCCGCACCCGCCACGCCGGCGGCCTACGCCAATGCGCTGTACGCCTTGCTGCGCGAACTGGATCGCGGCGGCTATCACGCCATCTGGGTGGAAACCCTGCCTGACACCTCCGCCTGGGCGGCGGTCAACGACCGCCTGCGTCGCGCTGCCGCCGCGTTCGAAGCCGGCCTCTAA